A region from the Aquimarina sp. ERC-38 genome encodes:
- a CDS encoding IS1595 family transposase has translation MRVVVAFEYRDGKSGRGYAKVIEDYSARSLKPLFDTHIKNDASILADGWPGYHPIKEEYPDLKQTLSNKGKNFKMLHIQIRNFKNWLRGVHSYCNKEYLQKYIDEYFFRFNRRNHRVSILDKIIERCTSHEPITIKQLKIIAN, from the coding sequence ATGAGGGTAGTCGTTGCTTTTGAATACAGGGATGGTAAGTCTGGAAGGGGCTATGCTAAAGTTATAGAAGATTATAGCGCCAGGTCTTTAAAACCATTGTTTGACACGCATATAAAGAATGATGCCAGTATATTAGCGGATGGTTGGCCTGGTTATCACCCAATCAAAGAAGAATACCCTGACTTGAAACAAACTTTATCAAACAAAGGAAAAAACTTTAAAATGTTGCACATACAGATCAGGAACTTTAAAAACTGGTTGAGAGGGGTTCATTCTTATTGTAATAAAGAATACCTTCAAAAATACATCGATGAATATTTCTTTAGGTTCAATAGACGGAACCACAGGGTGTCAATCCTAGATAAAATAATAGAACGTTGCACTAGCCATGAACCCATAACTATCAAACAATTAAAAATCATTGCGAACTAA
- a CDS encoding DUF6702 family protein — translation MKTKIYRTIKQIGIVVGSIFLLNAHPIKLTSSLIQYNPETTQLQIECRVFLDDFLNSIDSKTAKNINLDNLSNQDKKGIESYFKEYYVISINGKQFPLQYVASEVMEEYNICIFYFSQNITKPKKGDQLCVENKLFFEEFDFLQTNMVTVRFPSLTEEVYFEAMSTDYDLPINF, via the coding sequence ATGAAAACTAAAATTTATAGAACTATAAAACAAATAGGAATAGTAGTAGGTAGTATCTTTCTGCTCAATGCACATCCTATTAAACTTACCTCCTCACTAATTCAATATAATCCTGAGACTACTCAATTACAAATTGAATGTAGGGTATTTCTGGATGATTTTTTAAATAGCATAGATAGTAAAACTGCCAAAAATATAAATCTCGATAATTTATCAAACCAAGATAAAAAAGGAATTGAAAGCTATTTTAAAGAATATTATGTAATAAGTATTAATGGAAAACAATTCCCTCTTCAATATGTAGCGTCAGAAGTGATGGAAGAATATAACATTTGTATTTTTTACTTTTCTCAAAATATTACCAAACCTAAAAAAGGAGATCAACTCTGTGTAGAAAATAAGCTGTTTTTTGAGGAATTTGATTTTCTACAAACCAATATGGTTACCGTACGGTTTCCCTCTTTGACAGAAGAAGTTTATTTTGAAGCGATGTCTACAGATTACGATCTACCCATTAATTTTTAA
- a CDS encoding IS1595 family transposase, producing MKILKELDRQVFIDRFTTNEDCYKFLARLKWENGYSCRRCSSTAYTKGKQPYSRRCSKCGYDESTTAATLFHKLKFDILKAFGMLYEVSTSKKGANSIWLAERFGLNQKTTWAFRQKVQLAMESSEQYPLEDEVHVDEFEIGTP from the coding sequence ATGAAGATATTAAAAGAGCTTGATAGACAGGTATTTATAGATCGGTTTACAACTAACGAAGATTGTTATAAGTTTTTGGCAAGATTAAAATGGGAAAACGGCTATAGTTGTAGGAGATGTAGCTCAACTGCTTACACAAAGGGCAAGCAACCTTATAGCCGTCGTTGTAGTAAATGCGGTTATGACGAATCTACAACGGCAGCAACCCTATTTCATAAACTTAAGTTTGATATCCTTAAAGCCTTTGGGATGCTCTACGAGGTTTCCACTAGTAAGAAAGGGGCAAATAGTATTTGGTTAGCAGAACGTTTTGGTTTGAACCAAAAAACAACATGGGCATTTCGCCAGAAAGTACAGTTAGCTATGGAAAGCAGTGAGCAGTACCCTTTAGAAGATGAAGTCCATGTTGATGAGTTCGAGATAGGTACACCCTAA
- a CDS encoding HupE/UreJ family protein, translating into MNKLSSFFYSGWHHIVDITAYDHLLFVMTLCAAFTLTQWKQILVIITAFTIGHSGTLVLSALEIIPANSKLIDMLIPSTIMITAIANIVNYEKHGRFSDATIKYSIALIFGLIHGLAFASNFKFMLFSDRIIMPLLLFNLGIEAGQIFIVLLFMTSLWIYTKIVKGSHFKWNLFVSGAGFGIATTILVSAMTSG; encoded by the coding sequence ATGAATAAATTAAGTTCTTTCTTTTACAGCGGATGGCATCATATTGTAGATATTACAGCTTATGATCACTTGTTATTTGTGATGACTTTATGTGCAGCCTTTACCTTAACACAATGGAAACAAATTTTAGTTATTATAACTGCATTTACCATCGGTCATAGCGGTACCCTGGTACTAAGTGCCTTAGAAATAATTCCGGCTAATTCTAAACTGATTGACATGCTGATTCCCTCTACTATTATGATTACGGCAATTGCTAATATTGTTAATTACGAAAAACACGGAAGGTTTTCAGATGCAACCATAAAATATAGTATTGCTCTGATCTTTGGGCTTATCCACGGACTAGCTTTTGCCAGTAATTTTAAATTTATGCTTTTTAGTGATCGTATAATCATGCCTTTATTGCTATTTAATTTAGGTATTGAAGCAGGGCAGATCTTTATTGTATTATTATTTATGACCTCTCTATGGATATATACTAAAATAGTAAAGGGTTCCCATTTTAAGTGGAATCTTTTTGTTTCAGGAGCAGGGTTCGGGATTGCAACTACTATTTTAGTATCGGCAATGACTTCTGGTTAA
- a CDS encoding transposase: MKKRSYDLDFKRTIVELVVSGKRVSEVCKEYDLGTGMVNRWRREFTKNSTDIKSTQEVS, from the coding sequence ATGAAAAAGAGGAGTTACGATTTAGATTTTAAAAGAACGATTGTCGAATTAGTCGTATCGGGCAAGCGTGTTAGTGAAGTTTGTAAGGAATATGATCTTGGAACCGGCATGGTAAATCGCTGGAGGCGAGAGTTTACTAAGAATTCTACGGATATAAAAAGTACCCAAGAAGTCTCGTAA